From the genome of Spodoptera frugiperda isolate SF20-4 chromosome 23, AGI-APGP_CSIRO_Sfru_2.0, whole genome shotgun sequence, one region includes:
- the LOC126912202 gene encoding ankyrin repeat and MYND domain-containing protein 2 → MEAKTEEKPAAEKTIFDAIAQNDLVEFKNILAQHKGPVDFFDENGMTALQHAAYKGNKDMVQLLLDRGADVNSGKHEYNYTALHFGALSGSSEVCKLLLDAGAKSTATNSVGRTASQMAAFVGNHHTVATINNYVPRTEVAYFTSLQGQQTEPYLPASLVDPLHKFVLGVNIHPVRLALNLQHIPTLLDNADKVIKTLELLCKKEMTRGGDTNEVMAFKYHYLAYVLREIHNIRDKKPNADKEEKKHDVVEVFSKKLLKPGKDGVSLDLMDTFLKDCVREFPFRECTTFHQMVSSLTSKDPPPALSVINCTINGQRGFVDAIPYCSTCGEEKPAKKCSKCKSVQYCDRECQRLHWFVHKKACNRESSVPAPTTNAKVNIDANELSSELQNLVAG, encoded by the exons ATGGAAGCTAAAACGGAAGAAAAGCCTGCTGCTGAAAAAACTATATTTGACGCTATAGCTCAAAATGATTTAGTAGAATTCAAGAATATTTTGGCTCAACACAAAGGACCCGTCGATTTCTTTGACGAAAATGGTATGACTGCCCTGCAACACGCCGCTTATAAGGGCAACAAGGATATGGTTCAATTGTTACTCGACAGG GGAGCCGATGTTAATTCTGGAAAGCATGAGTACAACTACACGGCTCTGCACTTCGGCGCCCTGTCTGGTAGCTCCGAGGTCTGTAAGCTGCTCCTGGACGCGGGCGCGAAATCGACCGCCACTAACTCTGTTGGGCGCACTGCCTCGCAGATGGCTGCGTTTGTCGGCAACCACCACACTGTCGCGACCATCAACAACTACGTGCCGCGCACCGAGGTTGCCTACTTCACTTCTTTACAAGGACAGCAGACAGAACCTTACCTACCTGCCTCCTTAGTTGACCCCCTTCATAAGTTTGTGCTTGGTGTAAACATCCACCCAGTGCGACTGGCACTCAACCTACAACACATACCTACCTTACTAGACAATGCtgataaagttattaaaacacTGGAGCTGTTGTGCAAGAAGGAGATGACAAGAGGAGGTGATACTAATGAAGTGATGGCATTTAAATATCATTACTTGGCCTATGTACTTAgagaaattcataatattagggATAAGAAGCCAAACGCTGACAAGGAGGAGAAGAAACATGATGTGGTTGAAGTGTTCTCTAAGAAACTGTTGAAACCCGGCAAGGATGGAGTGTCCTTGGACTTAATGGACACATTCCTGAAAGATTGTGTGAGAGAGTTTCCTTTTAGAGAATGCACAACATTCCACCAGATGGTCAGTTCCCTGACGAGTAAAGACCCTCCACCCGCTCTGTCTGTGATCAACTGCACCATCAATGGCCAGAGAGGGTTTGTGGATGCCATTCCATACTGTAGCACTTGTGGGGAGGAGAAGCCAGCCAAGAAGTGTTCCAAGTGTAAATCTGTGCAGTATTGTGACAGGGAGTGCCAGCGCTTGCACTGGTTCGTGCACAAGAAGGCTTGTAACAGAGAGTCCAGTGTTCCTGCACCCACCACCAATGCTAAAGTCAACATTGACGCTAATGAATTGAGTTCCGAGCTTCAAAACCTAGTCGCAGGATAG